In a single window of the Elaeis guineensis isolate ETL-2024a chromosome 4, EG11, whole genome shotgun sequence genome:
- the LOC105043279 gene encoding large ribosomal subunit protein uL6, translating into MKTILSTDTMEIPEGVTVRVKAKMIEVEGPRGKLARNFKHLNLDFQLIEGGRKLKVDAWFGSRKTTAAIRTAISHVQNLITGVTKGYRYKMRFVYAHFPINASITNNNASIEIRNFLGEKKVRKVDMLEGVTILRSDKVKDELVLDGNDIELVSRSAALINQKCHVKNKDIRKFLDGIYVSEKGTIVEE; encoded by the exons atgaagaCGATACTGTCGACGGACACGATGGAGATCCCGGAGGGGGTGACGGTCCGGGTGAAGGCGAAAATGATCGAGGTGGAGGGCCCCCGGGGGAAGCTGGCCCGCAACTTCAAGCACCTCAACCTCGACTTCCAGCTCATCGAGGGGGGCCGCAAGCTCAAGGTCGACGCCTGGTTCGGCTCCCGCAAGACCACCGCCGCCATCCGCACCGCCATCAGCCACGTCCAGAACCTCATCACCGGGGTCACCAAGGGCTACCGCTACAAGATGCGCTTCGTCTACGCCCATTTCCCCATCAACGCCTCCATCACCAACAACAACGCCTCCATCGAGATCCGCAACTTCCTCGGCGAGAAAAAG GTGCGGAAGGTCGATATGCTTGAGGGTGTGACCATACTTCGGTCTGACAAGGTGAAGGATGAGCTTGTCCTTGATGGGAATGATATTGAACTTGTTTCTCGCTCTGCTGCCCTGATCAACCAG AAATGCCATGTGAAGAACAAGGACATCAGGAAGTTCTTGGATGGTATCTATGTTAGCGAGAAGGGAACAATCGTTGAGGAGTAG